In the genome of Christensenella timonensis, one region contains:
- the ilvN gene encoding acetolactate synthase small subunit, with the protein MRRYVLSVLVQNTSGVLSKVTGLFSRRGYNIRSLSVGETHDPQVSRITIEMVGDEAVLEQIQKQLNKLVDVITIKGLRSSTSVYKELILVKVKAPDKKRANIIELCDIFRTKIVDISKETMIIELTGSPEKNKALLDLLAEYGIIEMSRTGITALERGESSLHDA; encoded by the coding sequence ATAAGAAGATATGTACTTTCCGTCCTGGTACAAAATACGTCGGGCGTCCTGTCAAAGGTTACAGGGCTTTTCTCCCGCAGGGGATACAACATCCGTTCCCTTTCGGTGGGGGAAACGCATGACCCGCAGGTATCGCGTATCACGATCGAGATGGTCGGGGACGAAGCGGTACTTGAGCAGATCCAAAAGCAGCTCAATAAGCTGGTAGACGTGATCACGATCAAGGGGCTGAGATCCAGCACCTCGGTTTACAAGGAATTGATCCTGGTTAAGGTGAAGGCGCCGGATAAAAAGCGTGCGAACATCATCGAATTGTGCGATATCTTCCGCACCAAGATCGTGGATATCTCCAAAGAAACCATGATCATCGAGCTGACGGGATCGCCGGAAAAAAACAAGGCGCTGCTGGATCTTTTGGCGGAGTACGGCATCATCGAAATGTCGCGTACGGGAATCACGGCGCTGGAGCGCGGGGAAAGCTCGCTGCATGACGCATGA
- the ilvB gene encoding biosynthetic-type acetolactate synthase large subunit — MKLSGAQIIMECLKEQQVDTVFGFPGGTVIPIYDALYHYPEINHVLTCHEQHAAHAADGYARATGKPGVVIATSGPGATNLVTGIATAYMDSVPMVAITGNVEQKNLGKDSFQEIDITGVTIPITKHNVIVQKIEDLAKTIREAFFIAQSGRPGPVLVDITKDVTVEEYEYTPEKPKAIVRPNHFNAADIAAAAQALNDSKKPFIMAGGGVIASEAEQGLRKLAKKLNAPVTMTLMGLGVYPAGCEQYTGMIGMHGTKASALCTTHCDLLITIGARFSERVTSDRMKFAKQAKVLHIDIDPAEINKNITADYEVTGDAKAILDALLPKVKQKTDKTWLEQAQAWKTKYPLDRATKNARFPKKVIQAMQEAAPKDTIFTTEVGQHQMWSAQFLKIEQPRQFITSGGLGTMGFGMGAAMGAAIGSGKQVVNIAGDGSFHMNLQEIVTAVKHQLPVMVLVMNNNVLGMVRQWQKIMFDGRYSQTTLNRPTDYVKLAEAFGAYGVNITNEKDMVGAFQKAFAHKGPVIVQCDISEDENVLPMVPGGKTFDNIILDWEK; from the coding sequence GTGAAGCTGAGTGGCGCACAGATCATAATGGAATGTTTAAAGGAACAGCAGGTGGATACGGTTTTCGGATTTCCCGGCGGAACCGTCATACCGATTTATGATGCGCTTTACCATTATCCTGAAATCAACCACGTCCTGACCTGCCATGAGCAGCACGCGGCGCATGCCGCAGACGGATATGCACGTGCAACGGGAAAACCCGGCGTGGTAATCGCGACAAGCGGCCCGGGAGCGACAAACCTGGTTACAGGTATCGCGACAGCGTATATGGATTCTGTTCCCATGGTTGCGATCACAGGAAACGTGGAGCAGAAGAATCTCGGAAAAGACAGCTTTCAGGAAATCGACATCACAGGCGTGACCATCCCGATCACCAAGCACAATGTGATCGTGCAGAAGATCGAGGATCTGGCAAAAACGATCCGCGAAGCGTTCTTTATCGCACAGAGCGGTCGTCCGGGCCCGGTGCTGGTGGATATTACCAAAGACGTGACCGTGGAGGAATATGAATATACGCCTGAAAAGCCCAAAGCGATCGTGCGCCCCAACCATTTTAATGCGGCGGATATTGCGGCAGCGGCGCAGGCACTAAACGACAGCAAAAAACCGTTCATCATGGCGGGGGGAGGCGTGATCGCGTCGGAAGCGGAGCAGGGCCTGCGAAAGCTTGCAAAAAAGCTGAATGCCCCTGTTACGATGACGCTGATGGGCTTAGGGGTATATCCGGCAGGCTGTGAACAGTACACGGGAATGATCGGTATGCATGGCACGAAAGCTTCGGCCCTGTGCACCACGCACTGCGATTTGCTGATCACCATCGGCGCACGCTTTTCGGAGCGCGTGACCTCTGACCGCATGAAGTTTGCAAAGCAGGCAAAGGTGCTGCATATCGATATCGACCCGGCGGAGATCAACAAGAACATCACGGCGGATTACGAAGTGACGGGCGATGCGAAAGCGATTTTGGACGCATTGCTGCCCAAGGTGAAACAGAAAACCGACAAGACGTGGCTTGAGCAGGCGCAGGCATGGAAAACCAAATATCCGCTGGATCGGGCGACAAAAAATGCAAGGTTCCCCAAGAAAGTGATCCAGGCGATGCAGGAAGCGGCGCCGAAGGATACTATCTTCACGACAGAGGTAGGCCAGCACCAGATGTGGTCGGCACAGTTTTTGAAGATCGAGCAGCCACGGCAATTTATCACATCCGGCGGTTTAGGGACAATGGGCTTTGGCATGGGCGCGGCGATGGGCGCGGCGATCGGAAGCGGCAAACAGGTCGTGAACATCGCCGGTGACGGCAGCTTCCATATGAACCTGCAGGAGATCGTGACTGCGGTGAAGCACCAATTGCCGGTCATGGTATTAGTGATGAACAACAACGTACTGGGTATGGTGCGCCAATGGCAGAAGATCATGTTCGACGGGCGGTATTCGCAGACCACGCTGAACCGCCCGACCGATTATGTGAAGCTGGCGGAAGCGTTCGGCGCCTATGGCGTGAACATCACGAATGAAAAGGATATGGTAGGCGCCTTTCAAAAAGCGTTCGCGCACAAGGGGCCGGTGATTGTGCAGTGCGATATCAGCGAGGACGAGAACGTACTGCCCATGGTTCCGGGCGGCAAAACGTTCGACAACATCATCTTAGACTGGGAAAAATAA